The Porphyrobacter sp. LM 6 sequence CACCACATTGCGGAAGCGCATATCGGCGGCGAGCCACAGGCCCATGCGCTGATAGTGGCGGCCGATCTCCATCTCCTTGCCCGCAAGGTGATCGGCCACAAGATCAAGCTTGAGGCGCGCGTCGGCGGCGTATTCGGTCTGCGGGAAGCGGCGGTTGACCTCGCGTAGCGCGGTCTGCGCCTGCTCGGTGATCTTCTGGTCGCGGTTCACGTCGCTGATCTGCTCGTAATAGCTGAGCGCGATCAGATAGTAGGCGTAAGGCGCATCCTTGTTGCCCGGGTGGATCGACAGGAACCGCTGCGCGTTCTGGATCGCCTTGTTGTAATCGCGCGCGATGTAATAGCTGAAGGCGCTCATCAGCTGCGCACGGCGCGCCCAGGGCGAATAGGGGTGCTGGCGCTCCACCTCGTCGAACAGGGCTGCGGCCTGCAAGGTGTTGCCCCGATCAAGCCGCCGCTGCGCCTCGGTGTAGAGCGATTCGACATCGCGCGCGACGTAAGCGACGTCCTTCCCTTCCGAGCTGCCGGCACAGCCGCCGAGCGTGGTCAGGATCGTCGCGGCCAGCGCCGTGCCGAGGATGCGAGGGGAGAGCTTGGATTGCATGCGCGGCTCTATAACCACCCCTGCGCTGAACGCCAAGTGAAGGGTGAGGCCCTATGCCCAAGCAATAGCCTGGGCATCAGAGGCGGCATTCCGGCAGGTCGACTGGCCTATGGCCACCAGCCGGCCGGAATGCGGCCTCTCGCTTCTAGCTTGCAGTTTGCTG is a genomic window containing:
- a CDS encoding outer membrane protein assembly factor BamD, whose amino-acid sequence is MQSKLSPRILGTALAATILTTLGGCAGSSEGKDVAYVARDVESLYTEAQRRLDRGNTLQAAALFDEVERQHPYSPWARRAQLMSAFSYYIARDYNKAIQNAQRFLSIHPGNKDAPYAYYLIALSYYEQISDVNRDQKITEQAQTALREVNRRFPQTEYAADARLKLDLVADHLAGKEMEIGRHYQRMGLWLAADMRFRNVVEKFQTTSHTAEALYRLTESSLALGVPQEAVKYAAVLGANYPGSEWYEKAFKLVSKNAEGVTAS